AACTCTTTTTTGAACATCCTGCTGATATAGAAGGTACTGACGTATATATTTTCTGCTACTTCGTTAAGAGTTACCTGCTCATTGTAATGGTCTTGTATATAATCTATTGCTTTGCGTAATATAAGTTTTATACTTTTATTATTAAAACTGTTTACCTTGGATGCTATTTTTATGGATACTTCTTCCAGCAGAGAGTTAAGTTCTTCTGCTTTATCGGTCTTTTCTATGAGCTTTATCAGACTTGCTATATCCTCACCTTCTGAATACTTTTTGTCCGTATCCACCGATGAAACTGATATTCTAATGTTATTTATTGAAGACAATGTTGTATAATAAAAATTTCGCATATAGTGTATATTTATATTGTTATTTGTCAGATAATCAGATATAAGCTTTGTATTTTCCCTTACTCCAAGGTCATTTCCCGATTTTATATTTTCAATAAGTTGTTTTTGATACTTGTCCAGTATAGAATAGTCTTCATATCTAAAAAATGAGTTTAAATCACTATACTGAATTATAGAATTTTCTCCCATATAGCTCTTATATTCTAATGAACCCAGACATTCCTTTAGTTTGTCCGGAAGTTCCAGAGCTTCTTTTCCGTTTGAACTGACGGCTATTGTAACAGTAAAACCGAATCCGCTATTTATAACCTCTTGTAGATAGGCACATTTTTCACTTACCTTCTCAATATCCAAAGGTAAGTTATCAGATTTCTGTATTATAAAGCCTACTCTGTTACTGTTGAGCATAATGCTTAAAACTTCATAATTCTCTGCAAATATTTCTTCAAAGGATTTTACAATACCGAATTGGTAAAGGTGTTTATCATACAACGAACTGTTTGATTTATCGTTGTAGTCGTTTTCCATTACAACCAAAACAAAATTTCGTATTGATATATCAAAGAGCTTCATTTTTTCGTATATTTCATTTTCACTTGTATTGAGTCCGTATATAATATCATAAAGAAGTTTTTCTCTGAGTACGGGAATATTTTGTTCAAAAAGCATCCTGAACCGCTCAATCTCATTGTGCTTGTTCTTTTGTTCATTTAATTCATTAACTGCCTTTGTCAGTACAGAAGTCAGTTCTTCAATTTTTGAGGGTTTAAGAAGAAAATCAAATGCTCCGCATTTAATAGCTTTCTGTACATAGTCAAAATCCCTGTACCCCGTTAGTATTATTATTTTTGTGTTTGGAACAATTTCCTTTACCTGCTTGATCATTTCCAAACCGTCCATTCCAGGCATACGTATATCTGTTATAATTACTTCCGGCAGATATTTTTTTATTAGATCAATTCCTTCGATACCGTCACAGGCATCTGCACAAACCTCGCAATCAAG
This region of Clostridium sp. BNL1100 genomic DNA includes:
- a CDS encoding response regulator transcription factor; the encoded protein is MYKVLIIDDESIIRKGIKNIINWKQLDCEVCADACDGIEGIDLIKKYLPEVIITDIRMPGMDGLEMIKQVKEIVPNTKIIILTGYRDFDYVQKAIKCGAFDFLLKPSKIEELTSVLTKAVNELNEQKNKHNEIERFRMLFEQNIPVLREKLLYDIIYGLNTSENEIYEKMKLFDISIRNFVLVVMENDYNDKSNSSLYDKHLYQFGIVKSFEEIFAENYEVLSIMLNSNRVGFIIQKSDNLPLDIEKVSEKCAYLQEVINSGFGFTVTIAVSSNGKEALELPDKLKECLGSLEYKSYMGENSIIQYSDLNSFFRYEDYSILDKYQKQLIENIKSGNDLGVRENTKLISDYLTNNNINIHYMRNFYYTTLSSINNIRISVSSVDTDKKYSEGEDIASLIKLIEKTDKAEELNSLLEEVSIKIASKVNSFNNKSIKLILRKAIDYIQDHYNEQVTLNEVAENIYVSTFYISRMFKKELGKSFVDYLNDVRIDKAKELLKDVRYKTYEVAEKVGISDPHYFSKLFKKYSGMTPSEYRDSLF